TCCGACCCGGAATTATGGACACACGAGGCACGAGGTCCGGACACCCTCGTTGAAGTGGAAGATATACTCGAGGACTTGTCTCCCATGGAGCGACAAGTGGTGTATTTGAGGCTGATCGAAGATATGTCGACGGAAGCCGCTGCACGAGCACTTGGGTGGAACTCCGTAAAGGTTCGCGTCACGCTGCACCGGGCCGTACGAAAACTTCGGGGCATGCTCACCGCCATGGAACCAATACAACCGACAAGGAGGAAATCGACATGAAGTACGAGGACATCAAGTCGGCACTTCAAAATGGGAATCGGGCTTCATTGTCGCCGGATCGAAAAGCGGCCATGCGCGAGAAGCTGCGAGCTCAGATGGCTGTAGAACAGACTCGCGTCATGACACCAC
This is a stretch of genomic DNA from Alicyclobacillus dauci. It encodes these proteins:
- a CDS encoding RNA polymerase sigma factor codes for the protein MSDVSADEAVLSLFDTYADRIYEFAKYSLGNAQDAEDLVQEVFMRVFRNWDRQPAENPNAWLWTIARNCIRDVYRRRSRRKEQSVSDPELWTHEARGPDTLVEVEDILEDLSPMERQVVYLRLIEDMSTEAAARALGWNSVKVRVTLHRAVRKLRGMLTAMEPIQPTRRKST